A genomic region of Trifolium pratense cultivar HEN17-A07 linkage group LG3, ARS_RC_1.1, whole genome shotgun sequence contains the following coding sequences:
- the LOC123914135 gene encoding SCAR-like protein 2: protein MPLVRLQVRNEFGLGVPELYRDANRDDPKAVLDGVAVAGLVGILRQLGDLADFAAEVFHGLQEQVMTTSSRSHRLMIRVQNIEAALPPLEKAVLAQTSHIHFAYTAGCEWHPRIKTARNHFIYNDLPPFIMDSYEECRDPPRMHLLDKFDTGGPGSCFRRYSDPTFFKRMSAASEERYSEKTEKSRKSRKSKKRRSSRRNSEVLRGEQMHGNSGRMQFISPSINGRTSSQTASTIDMTMKSDVEDRSNSFDSKSGAGYIECVFHPSNPMQPDEQDCEEPSSSRLKPKTDTLKSVSPPIDDTISHDSLEKQAASCSSGVTWDEKEEILESNSQACETDKTPEMLVEKHDSDIHVNEPVNIANIDYNDILFNEERNLKPVLREISAEDIDSGPDNDNFMDALNSIDSESEVDLDYETKREVQQFASHVTREMVENGGTEAPPNLFDNVNKETSKDIPDSLQENPPLISESYASNLGSTSTPDSPHIEKVTKDTFYSNKEGTNDLLDLLQEIPHLTSEPNASDLGLTSPSDVSYRKETFGNFPESLLEIPPLTSELHEYDLGYVSPSDVSASKEISNNVADSHSSESPISERDPHTHEGSALDHLVGTHTSISSPTVNNTESAPVGTDTSFSGSELPDENAGEINNIFKYEDTHKESFSDNSVRFWTNGGLLGLEPSKPPDFTMPSSLNQGSLSDGSLGNSVQKSNGLTYKEGHELSEKVARQIPKESSSRHDNQACTSENTSFGSQHSNGHTKRNSLAEVNVTAPGTDLKASADSNVCAEPNQGNGENSSQMFGLGHRLLLKSFNRKVSFDEKSGPYSSLKSVILEQSEQNAVVKQSQHPETTFKEKVSFRYPIDSLPPSPPLEHMKISFQPLSGLETSKLKLQFPDGGNHRESITDMFPSFQLVPESSIPLDDSGSHSDGDDTFCRSSPCVSDDCHTPRSNYDSDQWDSDETPESSDHGVDDSPHRSSSTESTLSTKEHERVSNKDTDIKNEHMNGVEPSLSGPLLDFPSFENVNHVLEEESNRHHECSNDVMPHSHAEPTRPPPPPPVPPTQWKVAKPQLDKSNERQNSMSEDAKHVSDRSLPESTIFQQPRHAEVEQIQLNHDVHESYDTIIHKLKEKLGPQKFNGQKQANNQLRMGKEMDEREDFLYQIRTKSFNLRPTVTGKSNATAGPTTNVQVTAILEKANAIRQVVASDDGEDDDDNWSDT from the exons ATGCCTCTGGTGAGATTGCAGGTGAGAAATGAGTTTGGTTTAGGGGTACCTGAGCTCTATAGAGATGCTAATAGAGATGACCCTAAAGCGGTTCTTGACGGTGTTGCTGTTGCTGGACTTGTTGGGATCTTGAGGCAACTTGGTGATCTTGCTga TTTTGCAGCAGAGGTTTTCCATGGTCTGCAGGAGCAAGTGATGACAACATCTTCTAGGAGTCATAGATTGATGATTCGTGTTCAAAACATTGAAGCTGCCCTACCTCCTTTGGAGAAGGCTGTATTGGCACAAACAAGTCACATACATTTTGCCTACACAGCTG GTTGTGAATGGCATCCACGCATAAAAACTGCTCGAAATCATTTCATATACAATGACTTGCCTCCCTTTATTATGGATTCATATGAAGAATGCCGTGACCCTCCACGAATGCACTTGCTTGATAA ATTTGATACCGGTGGCCCAGGATCTTGCTTCAGAAGATATTCAGATCCAACCTTCTTCAAGAGAATGTCTGCAGCTTCAGAAGAACGATACTCTGAGAAGACCGAAAAGTCTAGGAAATCCCGTAAAAGCAAG AAGAGACGGTCATCACGAAGGAACAGCGAAGTTTTGAGGGGTGAACAGATGCATGGAAATAGTGGCAG AATGCAATTTATTTCTCCCTCAATCAATGGACGAACTTCCTCCCAAACAGCCTCCACGATAGACATGACAATGAAGTCTGATGTGGAAGACCGTTCAAATTCTTTTGATTCAAAGTCTGGCGCTGGCTACATTGAATGTGTTTTCCATCCAAGTAATCCTATGCAACCTGATGAGCAGGATTGTGAGGAACCATCCTCTTCAAGGTTGAAACCGAAAACTGATACTCTTAAGTCAGTATCTCCCCCTATAGATGATACTATTTCACATGATTCATTGGAAAAGCAAGCTGCGTCTTGTTCATCTGGTGTAACTTGGGATGAAAAGGAAGAGATATTGGAATCCAATAGTCAAGCCTGTGAGACAGATAAAACTCCAGAGATGCTTGTGGAAAAACACGACTCGGATATACATGTGAATGAGCCTGTTAACATAGCAAATATTGATTACAATGATATTCTATTTAATGAAGAAAGAAACCTGAAACCAGTGTTAAGAGAGATTTCAGCAGAAGATATTGATAGTGGACCTGATAATGATAATTTCATGGATGCTCTTAACTCCATTGATTCAGAATCTGAAGTTGATCTTGACTATGAAACAAAACGAGAGGTGCAGCAATTTGCCTCACATGTCACTCGAGAAATGGTTGAAAATGGAGGTACTGAAGCTCCTCCTAATTTATTTGACAACGTAAACAAAGAAACAAGCAAGGATATTCCTGACTCGCTACAAGAAAATCCTCCTCTCATATCCGAGTCATATGCTTCTAATTTGGGATCAACAAGTACACCAGATAGTCCTCATATTGAAAAGGTGACCAAAGACACATTTTACTCTAACAAAGAAGGAACCAATGATTTGCTTGACTTGCTGCAAGAAATTCCTCATCTCACCTCAGAACCAAATGCATCTGATTTGGGACTTACGAGTCCATCAGATGTTTCTTACCGAAAAGAAACATTTGGGAATTTTCCTGAATCGCTACTAGAAATTCCTCCTCTCACATCAGAGCTACATGAATATGATTTGGGATATGTGAGTCCATCAGATGTTTCTGCTAGCAAAGAAATATCCAATAATGTAGCTGATTCTCATTCCTCTGAGAGTCCCATCTCTGAAAGGGATCCTCACACGCATGAGGGTTCTGCTTTGGATCACTTAGTAGGGACTCATACCTCCATCAGTTCTCCTACCGTTAACAACACAGAATCAGCACCCGTTGGAACTGATACATCATTTTCTGGCTCAGAATTACCAGATGAAAATGCAGGTGAGATCAATAATATCTTCAAATATGAAGACACACATAAAGAGTCTTTCAGTGATAATTCGGTTAGGTTCTGGACTAATGGTGGATTATTAGGACTTGAGCCATCAAAACCTCCCGACTTTACCATGCCAAGTTCCTTAAACCAAGGTTCTTTGAGTGATGGTTCACTTGGCAATTCAGTGCAAAAGAGCAATGGTCTGACTTACAAAGAGGGACATGAATTATCAGAAAAAGTTGCTCGACAGATTCCTAAGGAATCAAGTTCTAGACATGACAACCAGGCTTGTACATCTGAAAATACCTCTTTCGGTTCTCAGCATAGTAATGGTCACACTAAGAGGAACAGTTTGGCGGAAGTCAATGTAACTGCACCTGGAACTGATCTAAAAGCTTCTGCTGACTCAAACGTTTGTGCTGAACCCAACCAGGGAAACGGTGAAAACTCGTCGCAGATGTTTGGACTTGGTCATAGATTATTATTAAAAAGCTTCAACCGCAAGGTTTCCTTTGATGAAAAATCTGGACCTTATAGCTCTTTGAAATCTGTTATATTGGAGCAGAGTGAACAAAATGCCGTTGTAAAACAGTCACAACATCCCGAGACAACCTTCAAAGAGAAAGTTAGTTTCAGATATCCTATAGATTCACTCCCTCCTTCACCGCCACTTGAACATATGAAAATATCCTTCCAACCTCTTAGTGGACTTGAAACCTCCAAGCTAAAACTTCAATTTCCTGATGGCGGTAATCATCGTGAAAGTATAACGGATATGTTTCCTTCGTTCCAATTGGTCCCAGAGTCTTCCATTCCTCTGGACGATTCAGGCTCTCACTCTGATGGTGATGACACTTTCTGTAGATCATCTCCTTGTGTATCAGATGATTGCCATACCCCTCGCTCGAACTATGATTCTGATCAGTGGGACTCTGATGAAACTCCTGAAAGTAGTGACCATGGCGTAGATGATTCTCCTCACAGAAGTTCGTCAACTGAGTCTACCTTAAGTACCAAAGAACATGAAAGAGTGTCCAATAAAGACACTGACATAAAAAATGAACATATGAATGGTGTGGAACCTTCCTTATCCGGGCCTTTACTTGATTTTCCAAGTTTTGAAAACGTGAATCACGTACTTGAGGAGGAAAGTAATAGACATCATGAATGCAGTAATGATGTTATGCCGCATAGTCATGCAGAGCCTACTCGaccaccacctcctcctccaGTTCCTCCAACACAATGGAAGGTCGCAAAACCACAATTGGATAAGTCAAATGAGAGACAAAATTCTATGTCTGAAGATGCCAAACATGTTAGTGATCGAAGTCTTCCAGAATCTACTATCTTCCAACAACCTAGGCATGCCGAGGTTGAGCAAATACAGCTTAATCACGATGTTCACGAGTCTTATGACACTATCATACATAAATTGAAGGAAAAG CTTGGTCCACAGAAGTTCAATGGTCAGAAGCAAGCAAACAACCAGTTGAGAATGGGAAAAGAGATGGATGAAAGAGAAGATTTCCTTTATCAAATCAGAACCAAA tccttcaacctgaggcCTACAGTAACAGGAAAGTCAAATGCTACCGCAGGTCCCACAACAAACGTCCAAGTTACAGCTATTTTGGAGAAAGCGAATGCAATCCGCCAG GTTGTCGCAAGTGATGATGGCGAAGACGACGATGATAACTGGAGCGATACatga